One stretch of Arachis hypogaea cultivar Tifrunner chromosome 20, arahy.Tifrunner.gnm2.J5K5, whole genome shotgun sequence DNA includes these proteins:
- the LOC112782609 gene encoding uncharacterized protein isoform X2: MSRRGGRFPGVSASSMRARFKMKNFEGSSSNAEKVEGEVEVNQPAQKKKGIVFKKRKSEVINLEEGEKAVPLSELSNFTVKQEKLHSFEEEGDGSSVWDKKFPFNVLADEIVQSAPDVARIEEVGDVGIDQFMQVLGFRLVSIGRSQEKRHKMMLGNSLEITELKEQLKSKEIVLTELKEELSVSKEKLKLVKEDHERAVESLGKKVNELSTMSDQIIEVTAKLKHMESNHEAEILDAFAEGFERAVIQAKFLHPEEDFTALDPSKVVRDGQLVDDEEVVEEEGNNNLAD; this comes from the exons GCGGGAGGTTTCCTGGAGTTTCGGCTTCGAGCATGAGGGCCCggtttaaaatgaaaaattttgaaggGTCTTCTTCAAACGCCGAGAAGGTAGAGGGTGAGGTTGAGGTTAACCAACCGGCACAGAAGAAAAAGGGTATTGTTTttaagaagagaaaatctgaggTGATTAATCTGGAGGAAGGGGAAAAAGCGGTACCGTTGAGTGAGTTATCGAATTTTACTGTTAAACAAGAAAAGCTGCATTCTTTCGAAGAAGAGGGTGATGGCTCGTCTGTGTGGGATAAAAAGTTCCCTTTCAATGTCTTGGCGGATGAGATTGTTCAATCTGCTCCCGATGTTGCTCGCATTGAGGAAGTTGGGGATGTTGGGATAGATCAATTCATGCAG GTTCTAGGTTTTCGACTAGTTAGCATCGGGCGAAGTCAGGAAAAAAGGCATAAGATGATGCTGGGTAATAGTTTAGAGATAACTGAGCTGAAGGAGCAATTGAAGTCAAAGGAAATTGTTCTTACCGAGCTTAAAGAGGAGCTGTCAGTGTCAAAAGAAAAGCTGAAACTTGTGAAAGAGGATCATGAAAGGGCAGTAGAGTCTCTAGGAAAAAAGGTAAATGAACTGTCTACAATGAGCGACCAGATTATTGAGGTTACAGCAAAATTGAAACATATGGAGTCTAATCATGAAGCTGAGATCCTTGATGCTTTTGCCGAGGGTTTTGAACGTGCCGTTATTCAAGCGAAGTTCTTACATCCTGAAGAGGATTTTACCGCTTTGGATCCGAGCAAGGTGGTTCGGGATGGTCAGTTGGTTGATGATGAAGAAGTTGTGGAGGAAGAGGGTAATAATAATTTAGCCGATTAA